Genomic segment of Thermodesulfobacteriota bacterium:
GGACCGGCTTCGAGGAGCTTGTAAGGATGATGGTGGAGGCCGACCTCAGGAGGGTCGAAAGAGATAGATAGTGAAAGTAGCTATTATCCACGACTGGCTTACGGGGATGCGGGGCGGAGAGAAGGTACTCGAGGTGCTCTGCGAGCTATACCCCGATGCACACCTCTATACCCTCCTCCACGTCAAAGGCAGCGTATCCCCCGCCATCGAGCGGATGGATATCAGGACATCGTTTATCCAGGGCCTCCCCCTTGCAAGGAAAAAATACCGGCACTACCTCCCCCTCTTCCCTCTTGCCATAGAGCGGTTCGACCTCGGGGGTTACGACATGATAATCTCCAGCAGCCATTGCGTGGCCAAGGGGGTAATCCCTCCGCCTGACGCCCTGCATATCTCGTACATCTATACCCCCATGAGGTATGTCTGGGACCTCTACCCGGAGTACTTCGGCAGGAACAGGACCGGCTGGTTTTCTGAAAAGTTCTTCTCTCTTCTTGCCCACTACCTCAGGATATGGGACGCTTCTTCCAGCAGCAGGGTCGACCACTTCGTGGCCGATTCAATACATGTGGCGAAAAGGGTAAGAAAGTACTATGGAAGGGACGCTTCGGTGATATACCCCCCGGTGGATTGCAAGCGGTTCCATCTCGCGGATACGGCGGGAGACTACTACCTCGCCGCCTCCGCCTTCGCCCCCTACAAGAGGCTCGACATAGCGGTGGAGGCGTTCAACCGGCTTGGGCTGAAGCTGAAGGTCATCGGCACCGGTCAGGACGAAAAGAGGCTCAGGGCCATGGCCGGGCCGAATATCGAATTCCTGGGCTGGCTTGATGAAAAGAGCCTCGGCGAGAGCTATGCCGGATGCAGGGCCCTTGTCTTCCCCGGCGTGGAGGACTTCGGAATAGTACCGCTGGAGGCGATGGCGTCCGGAAGGCCCGTTATAGCCTACGCCAAGGGCGGCGCGCTCGAGACCGTCGTTCCGGCCGGTTCCCCGGAACGCGGCTCCCCGACGGGGATACTCTTCGACGAGCAGACGCCGGAAGCGTTAGTCGAAGCCGTACGTGCCTTTGAGCGGGACTCCGGGATATTCGACCCGGAGGACATAAGAGAACATGCCCTTAAGTTCGACAGACATATATTCAAGAACAACATCCGCTCTTTTATAGAAGAAAAAATTAAGAACGCCGAAGGTACCCCGGATGCTGAAAGAACACAGCCGATTTTTTGAAAGCCTGCTATTTATCTCGGACCTTACGGTAATAGCCCTCTCGTGGCTCTTCTCCTTCTACGTCCGTTTCCACAGCGGCCTCATACCGCTCTATAAGGAGATGCCCTCCCCTTCGACTTATCTCCTCTTCCTGATACCCATCCTAGTAATATGGGGGGTT
This window contains:
- a CDS encoding glycosyltransferase, which produces MKVAIIHDWLTGMRGGEKVLEVLCELYPDAHLYTLLHVKGSVSPAIERMDIRTSFIQGLPLARKKYRHYLPLFPLAIERFDLGGYDMIISSSHCVAKGVIPPPDALHISYIYTPMRYVWDLYPEYFGRNRTGWFSEKFFSLLAHYLRIWDASSSSRVDHFVADSIHVAKRVRKYYGRDASVIYPPVDCKRFHLADTAGDYYLAASAFAPYKRLDIAVEAFNRLGLKLKVIGTGQDEKRLRAMAGPNIEFLGWLDEKSLGESYAGCRALVFPGVEDFGIVPLEAMASGRPVIAYAKGGALETVVPAGSPERGSPTGILFDEQTPEALVEAVRAFERDSGIFDPEDIREHALKFDRHIFKNNIRSFIEEKIKNAEGTPDAERTQPIF